A stretch of Equus caballus isolate H_3958 breed thoroughbred chromosome 11, TB-T2T, whole genome shotgun sequence DNA encodes these proteins:
- the RAI1 gene encoding retinoic acid-induced protein 1: MQSFRERCGFHGKQQNYQQTSQETPRLENYRQPGQAGLSCDRQRLLAKDYYSPQPYPAYEGGAAPTGPARGSKGLPSQQALQGRPAFSGYGVQDSSPYPGRYSGEESLQAWGPPQPPPPQPQPLPGGVGKYDENLMKKTGVPPGRQYPEQGAQLPFRTHPLHVQQQLPQPQQPLVYPKLQRQKLQNDITSPLPFPQGGHFPQHSQSFPTSSTYSATGQGGGQGAHSYKSCTAPSAQPHDRPLTANASLAPGQRVQNLHAYQSGRLSYDPQKQQQQQALQSRHHAQETLHYQNLAKYQHYGQQGPGYCQPDTAVRTPEQYYQTFSPSSSHSPARSVGRSPSYSSTPSPLMPNLENFPYSQQPLSTGAFPAGITDHSHFMPLLNPSPTDAAGSMDTQAGNCKTLQKDKLPESLLSDLSLQSLTALTSQVENISSTVQQLLLSKAAAPQRKAAKNPVPRTPEQHKSQHCSPESSGYSAEPAGTPLSEPLSSTPQSSHAEPPEADYLSGSEDPLERSFLYCNQARGSPARVNSNSKAKPESVSTCSVTSPDDMSTKSDDSFQSLHSSLPLDSFSKFVAGERDCPRLLLSALAQEDLASEILGLQEAIGEKADKAWVEAPGLAKDASKPPFSLENHSACLDAMAKNAWPRPGEPEALPESLQLDKSGNTKDFSPGLFEDPSVGFATPDPKKTTGSLSFVTKPTLGVATSDPATAAFDCFPDTTTTSSADSANPFAWPEENLGDACPRWGLHPGELTKGLEPDGKASESIGKENAHEASACLGFQEEEPSREEATVPRDSKQEVACGVQAAAGGALRCPEAGKAEQWLEDGQHCCSAADFVDLPLLPPTGRKEDLEAEEEYSSLCELLGSPEQRPGMQDPLSPKAPLMCTKEEVEEVLDPKAGWGSPCHLSGESVILLGPTVGAESKVQSWFESSLSHMKPGEEGPEGALAPGDSTTLAPDASLAQKPNKPAVPEAPIAKKEPVPRGKSLRSRRVHRGLPEAEDSPCRAPALPKDLLLPESCTGPPQGQMEGAGAPGRGASDGLPRMCTRSFTALSEPRTPGPPGLTTTPAPPDKLGGKQRAAFKSGKRVGKPSPKAASSPSNPAALPVASDSSPMGSKTKETDSPGTPGKDQRSMILRSRTKTQEVFHSKRRRPSESRLPNCRASKKLLANSHLPTTFKASSSPQKEGRASQRARVPKPGAGSKLSDRPLPALKRKSAFMAPVPTKKRSLALRSGSGSACGLEVGAKEEGSEGSPPVFKRMSSPKKAKPTKGGGEPPLKPLPPEAPDGCLKLPSRPAFQGALKTKVLPPRKGRGLKLEAIVQKITSPGLKKFTCKVPGAPPGTTLGPALPEKDRGLKSAGGSLLGAEEGLLNVGVGQKLPGAPGAEPLCRNPTNRPFKGKLPNSKKLSSADCLKTEAFTSPEALLSRGAALAPKKRSRKGRAGALGLPKGPLEKRPHLGLAPLLTPRDRANGTQGGGEDSSGGGGKKPKMEELGLASQPPEGRPCQPQTRAQKQPGHANYSSYSKRKRLTRGRAKNTTSSPCKGRAKRRRQQQVLPLDPAEPEIRLKYISSCKRLRADSRTPAFSPFVRVEKRDAFTTVCTVVNSPGEEPKPHRKPSSSASSSSSSCSFSLDTTGAPLATLPGGSVLQPRHPLPLSSTMRLGPVVSKALSTSCLVCCLCQNPANFKDLGDLCGPYYPEHCLPKKKPKFKEKVRPEGICEEASLPLERTLKGLECAAAATATGKPPRPDGPADPAKQGSVRTSARGLSRRLQSCYCCDGRGDSGEEVAPADKSRKHECSKEPPAEPGGDTQEHWVHEACAVWTGGVYLVAGKLFGLQEAMKVAVDMTCSSCQEAGATIGCCQKGCIHTYHYPCASDAGCIFIEENFSLKCPKHKRLPL; the protein is encoded by the coding sequence ATGCAGTCTTTTCGAGAAAGGTGTGGTTTCCATGGCAAACAGCAGAACTACCAGCAGACCTCGCAGGAGACACCTCGCCTGGAGAATTACAGGCAGCCGGGCCAGGCCGGGCTGAGCTGCGACCGGCAGCGGCTGCTGGCCAAGGACTATTACAGCCCACAGCCGTACCCGGCCTACGAGGGCGGCGCGGCGCCCACCGGCCCAGCCCGTGGCAGCAAGGGCCTGCCCTCCCAGCAGGCCCTGCAGGGGAGGCCGGCCTTCTCGGGCTACGGCGTCCAGGACAGTAGCCCTTACCCGGGCCGCTACTCAGGCGAGGAGAGCCTGCAGGCCTGGGGCCCCCCCCAGCCGCCACCCCCCCAGCCGCAGCCCCTGCCAGGGGGGGTGGGCAAATATGATGAGAACTTGATGAAAAAGACAGGAGTGCCCCCTGGTAGGCAGTACCCGGAGCAGGGCGCCCAGCTGCCCTTCCGGACTCACCCCCTGCACGTCCAGCAGCAGCTGCCACAGCCCCAGCAGCCCCTGGTGTACCCCAAGCTCCAAAGACAGAAACTGCAGAATGACATCACCTCGCCTCTGCCCTTTCCCCAGGGCGGTCACTTTCCCCAGCATTCGCagtccttccccacctcctccacctACTCTGCCACCGGCcagggcggggggcagggggcccATTCCTACAAGAGTTGCACGGCCCCGTCTGCCCAGCCCCATGACAGGCCGCTGACTGCCAATGCCAGCCTGGCCCCGGGGCAGCGGGTCCAGAACCTTCATGCCTATCAGTCGGGCCGCCTCAGCTATGACCCgcagaaacagcagcagcagcaagcccTTCAGAGCCGGCACCATGCCCAGGAAACCCTCCATTACCAAAACCTTGCCAAGTACCAACACTACGGGCAGCAAGGCCCAGGCTACTGCCAGCCAGACACGGCCGTCAGGACTCCGGAACAGTACTACCAGACCTtcagccccagctccagccactcgCCCGCGCGCTCCGTGGGCCGCTCCCCTTCCTACAGCTCCACTCCATCGCCACTGATGCCGAACCTGGAGAACTTCCCCTACAGCCAGCAGCCGCTCAGCACCGGGGCCTTCCCCGCCGGCATCACCGACCACAGCCACTTCATGCCCCTGCTCAACCCCTCCCCGACAGACGCTGCCGGCTCCATGGACACCCAGGCCGGCAACTGCAAGACGCTGCAGAAGGACAAGCTCCCGGAGAGCCTGCTGTCAGACCTCAGCCTGCAGAGCCTCACGGCCCTGACCTCGCAAGTGGAGAACATCTCCAGCACCGTGCAGCAGCTGCTGCTCTCCAAGGCCGCCGCGCCTCAGAGGAAGGCTGCCAAGAACCCGGTGCCCAGGACACCGGAGCAGCACAAAAGCCAGCACTGTAGCCCTGAGAGCAGTGGCTACTCAGCTGAGCCAGCAGGCACGCCGCTGTCAGAGCCGCTGAGCAGCACGCCGCAATCCAGCCACGCCGAGCCTCCGGAGGCTGACTACCTGAGCGGCTCCGAGGACCCGCTGGAGCGCAGCTTTCTCTACTGCAACCAGGCCCGCGGCAGCCCTGCCAGGGTCAACAGCAACTCAAAGGCCAAGCCTGAGTCCGTGTCCACCTGTTCCGTGACGTCGCCCGACGACATGTCCACCAAGTCTGATGACTCCTTCCAGAGCCTGCACAGCAGCCTGCCGCTCGACAGCTTCTCCAAATTTGTGGCAGGGGAGCGGGACTGCCCGCGGCTGCTGCTCAGTGCCCTGGCGCAGGAGGACCTGGCCTCTGAGATCCTGGGGCTGCAGGAGGCCATTGGCGAGAAGGCCGACAAGGCCTGGGTCGAGGCACCCGGCCTGGCCAAGGACGCCAGCAAGCCGCCCTTCTCGCTGGAGAACCACAGCGCTTGCCTGGACGCCATGGCCAAGAACGCATGGCCTCGGCCAGGGGAGCCAGAGGCCCTGCCCGAGTCCCTGCAGCTGGACAAGAGTGGCAACACCAAGGACTTCAGCCCGGGGCTGTTTGAAGACCCTTCCGTGGGCTTCGCCACCCCCGACCCCAAGAAGACGACTGGTTCCCTCTCTTTTGTCACCAAGCCCACCCTTGGGGTTGCCACCTCGGACCCTGCCACGGCAGCTTTTGACTGCTTCCCGGACACAACCACCACCAGCTCAGCGGACAGTGCCAACCCCTTTGCCTGGCCGGAGGAAAACTTGGGGGATGCGTGTCCCCGGTGGGGGCTGCACCCCGGGGAGCTCACGAAGGGCCTGGAGCCGGATGGGAAGGCCTCGGAAAGCATCGGCAAGGAGAATGCCCACGAGGCTTCGGCTTGCctgggcttccaggaggaggagcCCTCCAGGGAGGAGGCCACCGTGCCCCGGGACTCCAAGCAGGAAGTGGCGTGTGGGGTGCAGGCGGCGGCGGGTGGGGCGCTGCGGTGCCCAGAGGCGGGCAAGGCCGAGCAGTGGCTGGAGGACGGCCAGCACTGCTGCTCCGCCGCAGACTTCGTGGACCTCCCGCTGCTGCCGCCCACGGGCAGGAAGGAGGACCTGGAGGCGGAGGAGGAGTACTCCTCCCTGTGTGAGCTCCTGGGCAGCCCCGAGCAGAGGCCTGGCATGCAGGACCCGCTGTCGCCAAAGGCCCCCCTCATGTGCAccaaggaggaggtggaggaggtgctggaccccaaggcaggctggggctccccatgccacCTCTCCGGGGAGTCTGTCATCTTGCTGGGCCCAACCGTGGGTGCCGAGTCGAAGGTCCAGAGCTGGTTTGAGTCCTCCCTGTCACATATGAAGCCAGGTGAAGAAGGGCCCGAGGGGGCGCTGGCTCCGGGGGACTCCACCACCCTCGCCCCAGATGCCTCTCTGGCCCAGAAGCCCAACAAGCCTGCTGTGCCCGAGGCTCCCATTGCTAAGAAAGAGCCCGTGCCTCGCGGCAAGAGTTTACGGAGCCGGCGAGTGCACCGGGGGCTGCCCGAGGCCGAGGACTCCCCGTGCAGGGCGCCTGCACTGCCCAAAGACCTCCTGCTCCCCGAGTCGTGCACAGGGCCCCCCCAGGGACAGATGGAAGGGGCGGGGGCCCCAGGCCGGGGGGCCTCAGACGGGCTCCCCAGGATGTGCACCCGCTCCTTCACGGCCCTGAGCGAGCCTCGCACACCTGGACCCCCAGGCCTGACCACCACCCCTGCTCCCCCAGACAAACTAGGCGGCAAGCAGCGAGCCGCCTTCAAGTCAGGCAAGCGGGTAGGGAAGCCTTCACCCAAGGCCGCCTCCAGCCCCAGCAACCCAGCCGCCCTGCCTGTGGCCTCTGACAGCAGCCCCATGGGCTCCAAAACCAAGGAGACGGACTCACCTGGCACTCCAGGCAAGGACCAGCGCTCCATGATCCTTCGGTCCCGCACCAAAACCCAGGAGGTCTTCCACTCCAAGCGGCGGCGGCCCTCAGAGAGCCGGCTCCCCAACTGCCGTGCCAGCAAGAAGCTCCTTGCCAACAGCCACCTACCCACTACGTTCAAGGCCTCCAGCAGCCCCCagaaggagggcagggccagccagCGGGCACGGGTCCCCAAGCCCGGTGCAGGCAGCAAGCTCTCTGACCGGCCCCTCCCGGCGCTCAAAAGGAAGTCGGCCTTCATGGCGCCCGTCCCCACCAAGAAGCGGAGCCTGGCCTTACGGAGTGGCAGCGGCAGCGCCTGCGGCCTTGAGGTGGGCGCGAAGGAGGAGGGGTCCGAGGGCTCCCCCCCAGTCTTCAAGAGGATGTCTTCTCCCAAGAAGGCCAAGCCCACCAAGGGCGGTGGGGAGCCCCCCTTGAAGCCCctgcccccagaggcccccgATGGCTGCCTGAAGCTCCCCTCGCGGCCAGCCTTCCAGGGGGCCCTGAAGACCAAGGTGCTGCCACCGCGGAAGGGCCGAGGCTTGAAGCTGGAGGCCATCGTGCAGAAGATCACCTCGCCCGGCCTCAAGAAGTTCACCTGCAAGGTGCCGGGGGCCCCGCCTGGGACCACCCTGGGCCCGGCCCTCCCGGAGAAGGACCGTGGGCTCAAGAGTGCCGGGGGCAGCCTGCTGGGAGCGGAGGAAGGTCTGTTAAACGTGGGTGTGGGGCAGAAACTCCCAGGAGCTCCAGGGGCCGAGCCATTGTGCAGAAACCCCACCAATAGACCCTTCAAAGGCAAACTCCCAAACAGCAAGAAACTGTCCTCGGCCGACTGTCTCAAAACCGAGGCCTTCACGTCCCCAGAGGCCCTGCTGTCACGGGGAGCTGCCCTGGCACCTAAGAAGAGGAGCCGGAAAGGCAGGGCTGGAGCCCTCGGactccccaaaggccccctggAGAAGCGGCCCCACCTAGGCCTGGCTCCGCTCCTGACTCCCCGAGACAGGGCCAACGGCACGCAGGGCGGCGGGGAGGACAGCTCTGGTGGAGGAGGCAAGAAGCCAAAGATGGAGGAGTTGGGTCTGGCTTCCCAGCCCCCTGAGGGCCGGCCCTGCCAGCCCCAGACGAGGGCACAGAAGCAGCCGGGCCATGCCAACTACAGCAGCTATTCGAAGCGGAAGCGCCTCACTCGGGGCCGGGCCAAGAACACCACCTCCTCACCCTGTAAGGGGCGTGCCAAgaggcggcggcagcagcaggtGCTGCCCCTGGACCCTGCAGAGCCTGAAATCCGCCTCAAGTACATTTCCTCATGCAAGCGGCTGCGGGCAGACAGCCGCACCCCGGCCTTCTCGCCCTTTGTGCGGGTGGAGAAGCGAGACGCATTCACCACCGTGTGCACTGTTGTCAACTCCCCTGGGGAGGAGCCCAAGCCCCACAGGAAGCCgtcctcctctgcctcttcttcctcatcctcatGCTCATTCTCTTTGGACACGACGGGGGCCCCCCTGGCTACACTCCCCGGAGGCTCCGTGCTGCAGCCGCGgcaccccctgcccctctcctccaCCATGCGTCTGGGGCCTGTGGTCTCCAAGGCCCTGAGTACCTCTTGCCTTGTTTGCTGCCTCTGCCAAAACCCGGCCAACTTCAAGGACCTCGGGGACCTCTGTGGGCCCTACTATCCTGAACACTGCCTCCCCAAAAAGAAGCCAAAATTCAAGGAGAAGGTGCGACCAGAGGGCATCTGTGAGGAGGCCTCGCTGCCCCTCGAGAGAACACTCAAAGGCCTCGAGTGTGCAGCTGCCGCCACTGCCACCGGGAAGCCCCCCAGGCCTGACGGCCCGGCCGACCCCGCCAAGCAGGGCTCGGTGCGCACCAGTGCCCGGGGCCTGTCCCGGCGGCTGCAGAGTTGCTACTGCTGTGACGGTCGGGGGGACAGTGGCGAGGAGGTGGCCCCAGCCGACAAGAGCCGCAAGCATGAATGCAGCAAGGAGCCGCCGGCAGAGCCTGGCGGGGACACCCAGGAGCACTGGGTGCACGAGGCCTGCGCCGTGTGGACGGGCGGGGTCTACCTGGTGGCCGGGAAGCTCTTTGGGCTGCAAGAGGCCATGAAGGTGGCCGTGGACATG